A genome region from Candidatus Binataceae bacterium includes the following:
- a CDS encoding multidrug efflux RND transporter permease subunit: MSFSEIFIRRPVATTLLTMAIALAGAAAFRMLPVAPLPEVDFPTIQVSGSLPGASPETMASSVATPLERQFGRIAGLTELTSTSALGTTSIVLQFDLNRNIDAAARDVQAAINAARSQLPANLPSNPSYKKVNPADAPILILALTSSTLRRGLIYDAASSILAQKLSQIQGVGQVIVGGSALPAVRVELNLTALNNYGIGLEQIRNTLSRANANRPKGEVADQSHAWSLGATDQLLSANQYRPLIVAYNNGAAVRLSDIADVTDSVEDVRNVGLVDSVPAVMIILFRQPGANIIDAVDRVLAALPELQSSISPAINMAVVLDRTTTIRASVRDVELTLLISISLVILVVFLFLRDWRATVIPGVVVPISLIGTFGVMYLCGYSLDNLSLMALTISTGFVVDDAIVVIENISRYREQGMDPFEAAVRGAREIGFTVLSISVSLVAVFIPILLMGGIVGRLFREFAVTLSTAVAVSLVVSLTTTPMMCAKLLRPEGDEPRGGFYRASQRIFDRALAAYAIGLTWVLRHTRLTLVIALVTVGLSVCLFAIIPKGFFPQQDTGRLMGAIQADQDTSFQAMRDKLAQFVSIIKADQAVDHVIGFAGGNAGSTNSARMFIALKALRPRNLSADQVIARLHKETSHIAGATLYLQAVQDLRIGGRSSNALYQYTLQGSDLQELNLWAPRLLRKMRSLPILTDVNSDQQNSGLQASLVVDRDTAARLGLTQQVIDDTLYDAFGQRQVSTMYTPLNQYHVVMEAAPQYWQNPDSLSEIDALSSTNAEVKLNTFTHYASGTTALSVNHQGQFPAVTISFNLRPGVSLGQAVTEINLLQRSIGLPSEIHGNFAGTAQAFQDSLANEPMLVLAALCAVYIVLGILYESYVHPITILSTLPSAGVGALLALMICGLDLTIIALIGIILLIGIVKKNAIMMIDFALEAERTHGKTPLAAIEEACLLRFRPIMMTTMAALLGALPLAVGTGTGSELRRPLGIAIVGGLIVSQMLTLFTTPVIYLYMERVRLWGLEVRRRITGKSVSRRGVVGA, from the coding sequence GTGAGCTTTTCCGAGATCTTCATACGCAGGCCGGTCGCGACAACGCTGTTGACGATGGCGATCGCGCTCGCCGGAGCGGCTGCATTCCGAATGTTGCCGGTGGCGCCGTTGCCGGAAGTCGATTTTCCCACTATCCAAGTCAGCGGGAGTCTGCCCGGCGCCAGTCCCGAAACGATGGCGTCTTCCGTAGCGACCCCGCTCGAGCGCCAGTTCGGACGCATCGCGGGGCTGACCGAACTTACCTCGACCAGCGCGCTGGGAACGACCAGCATCGTTCTGCAGTTCGATCTGAACCGCAACATCGACGCAGCTGCGCGTGACGTCCAGGCCGCGATCAACGCCGCACGGAGTCAACTGCCGGCCAACCTGCCGAGCAACCCGAGCTACAAAAAGGTGAATCCGGCGGATGCGCCGATCCTGATCCTGGCGCTGACTTCGAGCACGCTGCGGCGCGGTCTGATTTATGACGCCGCCAGTTCGATCCTGGCCCAGAAACTCTCGCAAATTCAGGGCGTCGGCCAGGTCATCGTGGGCGGCAGTGCGCTGCCCGCAGTTCGCGTCGAGCTGAATCTCACCGCGCTCAACAATTACGGAATCGGGCTCGAGCAAATCCGCAACACGCTGAGCAGGGCGAACGCCAATCGCCCGAAGGGCGAAGTCGCCGATCAATCCCATGCCTGGTCGCTCGGCGCGACCGATCAACTGCTCAGCGCCAACCAGTATCGCCCGCTGATCGTCGCGTATAATAATGGCGCCGCCGTCAGGCTTTCGGATATCGCCGACGTTACGGACTCGGTTGAAGACGTGCGCAATGTGGGGCTCGTCGACAGCGTTCCGGCGGTCATGATCATCCTTTTCCGCCAACCCGGGGCCAACATCATCGACGCCGTTGATCGCGTGCTCGCGGCCCTGCCCGAATTGCAATCCTCGATCTCGCCCGCAATAAACATGGCCGTCGTTCTCGATCGGACCACGACCATTCGGGCATCAGTTCGAGACGTCGAACTGACGCTGCTTATCTCGATCTCGCTGGTCATCCTGGTGGTTTTTCTTTTCCTGCGTGATTGGCGCGCCACAGTCATTCCGGGTGTAGTAGTTCCGATTTCGCTGATCGGGACTTTCGGCGTCATGTACCTATGCGGGTACAGCCTCGACAACTTGTCGCTGATGGCGCTCACTATCTCGACGGGTTTCGTCGTCGATGATGCGATCGTAGTGATCGAAAACATCTCCCGCTATCGGGAGCAGGGCATGGACCCCTTCGAGGCGGCGGTGCGCGGCGCACGCGAAATCGGCTTCACGGTGTTATCGATCAGCGTTTCGCTGGTCGCAGTGTTTATCCCGATCTTGCTCATGGGCGGGATTGTTGGCCGTCTGTTCCGCGAATTCGCGGTTACACTATCGACGGCGGTGGCGGTTTCGTTGGTGGTTTCGCTGACCACCACGCCGATGATGTGCGCCAAGTTGTTGCGGCCCGAGGGGGACGAGCCGCGCGGAGGCTTTTACCGGGCCAGCCAAAGAATCTTCGATCGGGCGCTGGCGGCATATGCGATTGGCCTCACATGGGTGTTGCGGCATACACGCCTGACGCTAGTCATAGCCCTGGTTACGGTCGGACTCAGCGTTTGTCTGTTCGCGATCATACCCAAGGGCTTTTTTCCGCAGCAGGATACCGGGCGCCTGATGGGCGCCATTCAGGCCGACCAAGACACCTCATTTCAGGCGATGCGCGATAAACTTGCGCAGTTTGTCAGCATCATCAAGGCTGATCAGGCGGTCGACCACGTAATCGGATTTGCCGGGGGCAATGCCGGCAGCACCAACTCAGCCCGCATGTTCATCGCGCTTAAGGCGCTGCGTCCGCGCAACCTCAGTGCCGATCAAGTGATCGCGCGGCTGCATAAAGAGACCTCTCATATCGCGGGTGCGACGCTTTACCTCCAGGCCGTGCAGGATCTGCGAATCGGCGGCCGATCAAGCAACGCGCTGTATCAGTACACCCTGCAAGGATCCGACTTGCAGGAATTGAACCTGTGGGCGCCGCGCCTGCTGCGGAAAATGCGGAGCTTGCCGATATTGACCGATGTGAACAGCGATCAGCAGAATAGCGGGCTGCAGGCTTCCCTGGTGGTTGATCGCGATACGGCGGCACGCCTCGGACTGACGCAGCAGGTAATCGACGACACCCTGTACGACGCCTTCGGTCAGCGCCAGGTATCGACCATGTATACGCCGTTGAACCAATACCACGTCGTGATGGAAGCCGCGCCACAGTATTGGCAAAACCCGGACTCGCTGTCGGAGATCGATGCGCTCTCAAGCACTAACGCGGAAGTCAAGTTGAATACGTTCACCCATTACGCATCCGGGACGACGGCCCTCTCGGTGAACCATCAGGGACAGTTTCCGGCGGTGACGATATCCTTCAATTTGCGGCCGGGCGTCTCGTTGGGTCAGGCGGTTACGGAGATCAACTTGCTGCAGCGGAGCATCGGCCTTCCGAGTGAAATCCATGGCAATTTCGCCGGAACCGCGCAAGCTTTTCAGGACTCGCTCGCGAACGAACCGATGCTGGTGCTGGCCGCACTATGCGCCGTGTACATCGTGCTCGGGATTCTGTATGAAAGCTACGTTCACCCGATCACGATTCTATCGACGCTCCCGTCCGCGGGCGTTGGGGCGCTGCTCGCCCTGATGATTTGTGGGCTTGATCTCACCATAATCGCACTTATCGGTATTATTTTGCTGATCGGGATCGTCAAGAAAAACGCGATCATGATGATCGATTTTGCTTTGGAGGCTGAGCGCACGCACGGCAAAACTCCACTGGCAGCTATCGAGGAAGCCTGCCTGCTGCGCTTTCGCCCCATCATGATGACCACGATGGCCGCGTTGCTCGGCGCGTTACCACTGGCGGTGGGTACCGGTACCGGTTCTGAACTGCGCCGTCCGCTGGGAATTGCGATCGTCGGGGGTCTGATCGTAAGTCAGATGCTCACGCTATTCACCACACCGGTGATTTATCTGTACATGGAACGGGTGCGTCTGTGGGGCCTGGAAGTACGTCGGCGCATCACGGGCAAGTCGGTGAGCAGGCGCGGGGTCGTCGGCGCCTAG
- a CDS encoding MdtA/MuxA family multidrug efflux RND transporter periplasmic adaptor subunit codes for MDSTAPQGGSAKDTYLPPASVHSKRWLWISVFAILAVAVGYYSLARVHRANNTAALAKAAAHPPMPVAATAARRGDLNRYLSAIGTVTAFNTVTVRTRVDGQIVNVAFKEGQTVHQGDLLVEIDPRPYRAALAQAEGQTAKDQATLLNAKLLMERDRTLYQQGVIAAQDFDNQQSLVGQSVGAVQSDRANVAAAKVQVDYTRIVAPITGRIGLRLVDQGNIVHAADTTGLAIITQLQPIAVDFSIPEDNLQQVIKDMRSGQTLAVEALDRELKTQLAAGTLETFDSQIDPTTGTIKLKAVFPNNDYALFPNEFVNVRLLVDTLRDTVLAPAAAVQRNPQGTFVYVVTPDNTVEMRAVTVGATQGDTVALASGVTPGEMLVTDGLDRLQVGSKVVIQTPAKGIVLRSSQ; via the coding sequence ATGGATTCAACTGCTCCACAAGGAGGAAGCGCGAAGGATACGTATCTTCCGCCAGCCAGTGTGCACTCCAAGCGGTGGCTCTGGATTTCGGTATTCGCGATTCTCGCCGTGGCCGTCGGATATTATTCGCTGGCTCGCGTACATCGGGCGAATAACACTGCCGCACTCGCCAAGGCCGCGGCTCACCCGCCGATGCCGGTTGCCGCGACGGCCGCAAGGCGTGGCGACCTTAATCGTTATCTGAGCGCGATCGGCACCGTGACTGCCTTCAATACAGTGACGGTTAGGACCCGGGTTGACGGCCAGATCGTGAACGTCGCGTTTAAGGAGGGGCAGACGGTGCATCAGGGCGATCTGTTGGTCGAGATTGACCCGCGCCCTTATCGGGCCGCATTGGCCCAGGCTGAAGGGCAAACGGCGAAAGACCAGGCCACGCTGCTCAATGCGAAGCTCCTAATGGAGCGCGATCGGACCTTGTACCAACAGGGCGTGATCGCAGCTCAAGACTTCGACAATCAGCAGTCGCTCGTAGGCCAATCCGTCGGCGCCGTGCAAAGCGACCGGGCAAACGTCGCCGCGGCCAAGGTACAGGTGGACTACACCCGGATCGTGGCGCCGATCACCGGACGCATCGGGCTGCGGCTGGTGGATCAGGGCAACATCGTCCATGCCGCTGACACCACGGGCCTCGCCATTATTACTCAGTTACAGCCGATCGCGGTGGACTTCAGCATCCCGGAAGACAATCTGCAGCAGGTAATCAAGGATATGCGGAGCGGGCAGACGTTGGCGGTCGAGGCGCTGGACCGGGAACTCAAGACGCAACTTGCCGCGGGCACGCTCGAAACCTTCGATAGCCAGATCGATCCGACTACCGGTACGATTAAGCTGAAGGCGGTTTTCCCCAACAATGACTATGCTTTGTTTCCGAACGAGTTCGTCAACGTGAGGTTGCTGGTAGATACCTTGCGCGATACGGTGCTGGCGCCGGCAGCCGCGGTGCAGCGAAATCCGCAAGGTACATTCGTATACGTGGTCACGCCGGATAACACGGTCGAAATGCGCGCGGTGACAGTCGGCGCGACCCAGGGCGACACCGTCGCGCTAGCCTCCGGTGTCACGCCGGGCGAGATGCTCGTAACTGACGGCCTGGACCGGCTGCAGGTGGGAAGCAAAGTAGTTATCCAGACGCCCGCCAAGGGGATTGTACTGCGGAGCAGTCAATGA
- a CDS encoding CsbD family protein encodes MNSDQLKGKFKQLSGEIKRKWGKVTDDDVTAAEGSMEKLIGRIQERSGDQREAIEKWFKSQQLD; translated from the coding sequence GTGAACAGTGATCAGCTCAAGGGAAAGTTCAAGCAACTCAGCGGAGAGATCAAGCGCAAGTGGGGCAAGGTGACCGATGATGACGTGACTGCGGCTGAGGGCAGCATGGAAAAGTTGATCGGCCGAATTCAGGAGCGCAGCGGTGATCAGCGCGAAGCGATCGAAAAATGGTTCAAGTCTCAACAGCTTGACTGA
- a CDS encoding multidrug efflux RND transporter permease subunit, which yields MNLSRPFILRPVATSLLMAAILLAGVVAYRQLPVSALPEVDYPTIQVLTLYPGASPDVMASSVTSPLERQFGEVPGLNQMTSNSSFGSSVITLQFVLNLNIDIAEQEVQAAINSASTYLPADLPNPPIYSKTNPADAPILTLALTSTELPLTQVEDLADTRLAQKISQVSGVGLVSIGGGQKPAVRVQANPTALASYGLTLENLRSAIAAANVDEAKGNFDGAQQAYTIGADDQLLSSAAYRPVVVAYRNGAPVRLEDVANVIDGAENVKQAAWMNSVPAVIVNVQRQPGANIITVVDKVKALLPRLQTALPGSVKVVVLTDRTTTIRASVKDVEFELLLTIALVVMVIFLFLRNLSATIIPSVAVPLSLVGTFGVMYLLGYSLNNLTLMALTISTGFVVDDAIVMIENISRYIEEGQTPFAAALKGSQQIGFTILSLTVSLIAVLIPLLFMGDIVGRLFREFAVTLAVTILVSAVVSLTLTPMMCARLLKYTPAAEQGRFYRVTGKVFDDTIAYYGKTLRWVLQHQDATLLVAVGTLILTILLYIVTPKGFFPVQDTGVIQGVSESPPTVSFPAMVQRQQPLAQVILKDPAVESLSSFIGIDGTNTTVNSGRFLINLKPLAQRKVGIGAVIDRLQPQLAKVQDITLFLQPVQDLTVEDRVSRTQYQYSLEDPNVDELNSWTAKLLAKLSQLPQLRDVASDQQNNGAQVELVIDRSTASRLGITSQMIDDTLYDAFGQRQVSTMFTQLNQYHVVLEVDPKFQRNPRALREIYLTSLTGGSVPLSTFVSFEPSKVPLIVSHQGQFPAVTISFNLAPGYSLGAAVIAINAAKAEIGMPASVATAFQGTAQAFQASLSNEPILILAALIAVYIVLGVLYESYIHPITILSTLPSAGVGAILALLLCGNDLNVIALIGIILLIGIVKKNGIMIVDFALEGQRKEGKRADEAIYQACLLRFRPIMMTTMAALLAGLPLALGSGTGSELRRPLGIAMVGGLLLSQVLTLYTTPVIFLAFERLTARLRKTADDTAYGNPVPAQSP from the coding sequence ATGAACCTGTCACGCCCGTTCATTTTGCGGCCCGTGGCAACCTCGCTCCTGATGGCGGCTATCCTGCTCGCGGGCGTCGTGGCTTACCGGCAGTTGCCCGTATCGGCGCTGCCCGAGGTGGACTACCCGACGATCCAGGTGCTCACGTTATATCCGGGCGCGAGCCCCGATGTGATGGCTTCATCGGTTACCTCGCCGTTGGAGCGCCAGTTCGGCGAGGTCCCCGGCCTCAATCAGATGACCTCTAACAGCTCATTCGGCAGTTCGGTGATCACGCTCCAGTTCGTCCTCAACCTCAACATCGACATTGCCGAACAGGAAGTACAAGCTGCGATCAATTCCGCCTCGACCTACCTGCCCGCGGATCTGCCTAATCCTCCGATATACAGCAAGACTAATCCCGCCGACGCTCCAATCCTGACGCTGGCGTTGACTTCGACTGAGCTTCCGCTGACCCAGGTGGAGGATTTGGCCGACACTCGGCTGGCTCAGAAGATCTCGCAAGTGTCCGGGGTTGGACTGGTCAGTATCGGCGGCGGACAGAAGCCGGCGGTGCGCGTTCAGGCAAACCCGACCGCGCTCGCCTCCTATGGCCTGACTCTCGAAAACCTGCGCAGCGCGATCGCGGCGGCCAACGTCGACGAGGCCAAGGGCAACTTCGACGGCGCGCAGCAGGCGTACACCATCGGCGCCGACGACCAACTGCTCAGCAGTGCCGCCTATCGCCCGGTGGTGGTAGCGTATCGCAATGGCGCGCCGGTGCGGCTCGAGGACGTCGCCAACGTCATCGATGGCGCCGAAAACGTTAAGCAGGCGGCCTGGATGAATAGCGTGCCGGCGGTGATCGTGAATGTTCAGCGGCAACCCGGCGCCAACATCATCACGGTTGTGGATAAGGTGAAGGCGCTGTTGCCGCGGCTGCAGACCGCGCTGCCGGGTTCGGTCAAGGTTGTGGTGCTCACCGATCGCACCACCACAATTCGCGCGTCAGTAAAGGATGTCGAGTTCGAGTTGCTGCTCACGATTGCGCTGGTCGTGATGGTGATCTTTTTGTTTTTGCGCAATCTGTCCGCGACGATCATCCCGAGCGTCGCGGTTCCACTCTCGCTGGTCGGAACCTTTGGCGTGATGTACCTGTTAGGCTACAGCCTCAACAATCTCACGCTGATGGCGCTGACGATCTCGACTGGTTTCGTCGTCGATGACGCGATCGTGATGATCGAGAACATCAGCCGCTATATCGAGGAAGGCCAGACGCCGTTCGCAGCCGCATTGAAAGGTTCGCAGCAGATTGGCTTTACGATTCTGTCGCTGACCGTGTCATTGATTGCGGTGCTAATCCCGTTGCTCTTTATGGGCGACATCGTCGGCCGGCTCTTTCGCGAATTCGCGGTCACGCTGGCCGTCACGATCCTGGTTTCGGCAGTGGTCTCTTTGACGCTGACGCCGATGATGTGCGCCCGCCTGCTGAAGTATACGCCCGCGGCAGAGCAGGGACGGTTTTATCGTGTAACCGGGAAGGTCTTTGACGACACGATCGCTTACTACGGCAAGACCCTGCGATGGGTTCTGCAACATCAGGACGCAACGTTGTTAGTCGCCGTCGGCACGCTGATCCTGACAATTCTGCTCTACATCGTCACGCCGAAAGGCTTCTTTCCGGTGCAGGATACCGGCGTGATCCAGGGAGTATCCGAATCACCGCCGACCGTGTCGTTCCCCGCGATGGTGCAGCGGCAACAGCCGCTGGCGCAGGTAATTTTGAAGGATCCCGCGGTCGAGAGCCTCTCATCGTTCATCGGTATCGACGGGACCAACACCACAGTTAACAGCGGGCGCTTCCTGATCAACCTCAAACCGTTGGCGCAGCGTAAAGTCGGCATCGGCGCCGTAATCGATCGTCTGCAGCCACAACTTGCCAAGGTTCAGGACATTACGCTGTTCCTACAACCGGTTCAGGATCTCACGGTCGAGGATCGCGTCAGCCGCACGCAGTACCAGTACAGCCTGGAAGATCCCAATGTGGACGAGTTGAACAGCTGGACGGCCAAGTTGCTGGCAAAACTCAGCCAGTTGCCTCAGTTGCGTGACGTAGCGAGCGATCAACAGAACAATGGCGCCCAGGTCGAACTGGTAATTGATCGCAGCACCGCCTCGCGCCTCGGCATCACGTCGCAGATGATCGATGACACACTCTACGATGCGTTCGGGCAGCGGCAGGTTTCGACGATGTTCACGCAGTTGAACCAGTACCACGTGGTGCTCGAAGTTGATCCTAAGTTTCAACGCAATCCGCGGGCGCTTCGAGAGATTTACCTCACTTCGCTCACTGGAGGTTCGGTGCCGCTCAGCACTTTCGTCAGCTTCGAACCGAGTAAGGTCCCGTTGATCGTGAGTCATCAGGGTCAATTTCCGGCCGTCACGATTTCGTTCAATCTGGCGCCCGGTTATTCGCTCGGCGCCGCGGTCATCGCCATCAACGCTGCCAAGGCAGAGATCGGAATGCCCGCCAGCGTCGCGACCGCTTTCCAAGGCACCGCGCAGGCCTTTCAGGCCTCATTGAGCAACGAACCGATCTTGATCCTGGCTGCTCTCATCGCCGTGTATATCGTGCTCGGCGTGCTGTACGAGAGTTACATCCATCCGATAACTATTCTCTCGACGCTGCCGTCGGCGGGAGTAGGAGCGATTCTGGCGCTGTTGCTTTGCGGGAATGACCTCAACGTGATCGCGCTTATCGGCATTATCCTGCTGATCGGTATCGTTAAGAAAAACGGCATCATGATCGTTGACTTCGCGCTCGAGGGCCAGCGCAAAGAGGGCAAGCGCGCTGACGAGGCTATTTACCAGGCGTGCCTGCTGCGCTTTCGCCCCATCATGATGACCACGATGGCGGCGCTGCTGGCCGGCTTGCCGTTGGCGTTGGGCAGCGGTACGGGTTCGGAATTGCGCCGCCCGCTCGGCATCGCGATGGTCGGGGGACTGCTGCTAAGTCAAGTGTTGACGCTGTACACGACCCCGGTGATTTTTCTTGCCTTCGAGCGGCTGACTGCTCGGCTAAGAAAGACTGCGGACGACACGGCGTACGGAAATCCTGTTCCCGCGCAGTCGCCGTGA
- a CDS encoding glycoside hydrolase family 15 protein, translated as MTARIEDYALIGNFKTASLVSRDGSVDWLCVPSFDSEACFSALLGDPTNGRWLLTPDDQTAPPRRTYRADSLVLETEFKTASGAISVLDFMPIASRRERGELVRIVRGRRGRTKMRMELILRFGYGKVIPWVRRRPYGISAVAGPDAVELRTPIELAGKDFTTTAAFAVAAGESIPFVLAWHPSNERGSPHRDPDLMCAETEEWWQQWSARYRGVGKWRKLVLRSLITLKALTYASTGGIVAAPTTSLPEQLGGPRNWDYRYCWLRDSTLTLYALMISGYFEEARAWREWLLRAVAGHPQDTQIMYGLRGERSLTELQLDWLPGYQQSRPVRIGNAAHAQLQLDVYGEVMDTLHVAAKLGLTPNDECWRMQCALMEFVETGWAWPDDGIWEVRGPRRNFTHSKIMAWVAVDRAVKAIERFHMKGPLQRWRALRETIHRDVCENGFSTKRKSFVQFYGSSELDASLLMLPLVGFLPANDPRVTSTVAAIQRELVVDGLVRRYATEAGVDGLPPGEGAFLACSFWLADNLVLSGRYSEARDLFENLLKFGNDVGLFAEEYDPGLKRQLGNFPQAFTHVALVNTAHNLTRNSGPAAHRAEHPDTTSANTGIGIGGSGAKPHWGK; from the coding sequence ATGACCGCCCGGATTGAAGACTATGCCCTGATCGGAAATTTCAAGACTGCCTCTCTAGTGAGCCGCGATGGCTCCGTCGATTGGCTTTGTGTCCCGAGCTTTGATTCGGAAGCCTGTTTCAGCGCCTTATTGGGCGATCCTACGAATGGTAGATGGCTTCTAACGCCGGATGACCAAACGGCTCCGCCCCGCCGCACCTATCGAGCAGACAGCCTCGTGCTCGAGACCGAGTTCAAAACCGCGAGCGGCGCCATTTCCGTCCTGGACTTTATGCCGATTGCTAGTCGTCGCGAACGAGGTGAATTGGTGCGAATCGTACGGGGTCGCCGAGGTCGCACGAAAATGCGCATGGAGCTCATCCTACGTTTCGGATACGGCAAGGTGATACCATGGGTACGGCGCAGACCATATGGTATCAGCGCTGTCGCAGGTCCTGACGCCGTCGAACTTCGAACGCCGATAGAGCTTGCAGGCAAGGACTTCACAACCACGGCTGCGTTTGCAGTCGCTGCAGGTGAATCGATTCCGTTCGTCCTGGCATGGCACCCGTCGAATGAACGCGGATCTCCGCATCGCGATCCCGATCTTATGTGCGCGGAAACCGAGGAATGGTGGCAGCAATGGTCCGCACGTTATCGCGGTGTCGGGAAATGGCGCAAGCTGGTGCTGCGTTCGCTGATCACGCTCAAAGCACTGACCTATGCGTCGACGGGTGGCATCGTCGCGGCGCCGACGACTTCGCTGCCTGAACAACTCGGCGGCCCGCGCAACTGGGACTATCGGTATTGCTGGCTGCGTGATTCGACGTTGACACTCTACGCGCTGATGATTTCCGGCTACTTCGAAGAAGCTCGCGCCTGGCGCGAATGGCTGTTGCGCGCCGTTGCCGGACATCCGCAGGATACACAGATCATGTATGGACTCCGCGGCGAACGCAGTCTTACGGAATTGCAGCTCGACTGGTTACCCGGTTACCAACAGAGCCGCCCGGTCCGCATCGGAAATGCGGCTCACGCCCAACTCCAACTCGATGTCTATGGCGAGGTGATGGATACGTTGCACGTCGCGGCCAAGCTTGGCTTAACTCCGAACGACGAGTGTTGGCGAATGCAATGCGCGCTGATGGAGTTTGTAGAGACAGGATGGGCGTGGCCCGACGATGGTATTTGGGAGGTGCGCGGGCCGCGGCGTAACTTTACGCACTCGAAGATCATGGCATGGGTAGCGGTCGACCGGGCGGTCAAGGCGATCGAGCGTTTCCATATGAAAGGTCCACTGCAGCGATGGCGCGCACTGCGCGAGACCATCCATCGTGACGTTTGCGAAAATGGTTTCTCGACGAAGCGGAAATCTTTCGTTCAATTCTATGGTTCCTCTGAGTTGGACGCGTCGCTCCTCATGCTGCCGCTTGTTGGATTTTTGCCGGCGAATGACCCGCGCGTGACCTCGACCGTGGCCGCAATTCAACGGGAACTGGTGGTCGATGGATTGGTGCGGCGCTATGCGACTGAAGCCGGCGTTGACGGATTACCGCCGGGAGAAGGAGCTTTTCTGGCTTGCAGTTTTTGGCTGGCTGACAACTTGGTGCTGAGCGGCCGTTACTCTGAAGCGCGCGACCTGTTCGAGAACCTGCTCAAATTTGGCAATGATGTGGGACTGTTCGCCGAAGAATATGATCCCGGGTTGAAACGTCAACTCGGTAATTTTCCGCAGGCTTTCACCCATGTCGCGCTGGTTAATACCGCCCACAACTTGACGCGGAACAGCGGGCCGGCTGCTCATCGCGCCGAGCATCCAGACACCACGTCAGCAAATACGGGAATCGGAATCGGAGGTTCGGGCGCAAAACCACATTGGGGCAAATGA
- a CDS encoding superoxide dismutase: protein MAFKLPALDYSKKALAPYISEETLEFHHGKHHATYVKKLNELITGSRFSEMPLEEIVKSAGAGPIFDNAAQHWNHSFYWKCLAPQKEHGKPSGRLAKEIDQAFGDLTAFKKIFSEAANSLFGSGWAWLVQKPDGSLAVEQAPDAGNPLTKGQKPLFTCDVWEHAYYIDYRNERPKYVDAFWKVVNWDFVESNLA, encoded by the coding sequence ATGGCCTTCAAGCTTCCCGCCTTGGACTATTCGAAAAAAGCTCTTGCTCCGTACATCTCCGAGGAAACCCTCGAATTTCATCACGGAAAGCATCACGCAACCTACGTGAAAAAGCTTAACGAACTTATTACCGGTTCACGATTCTCCGAAATGCCCTTAGAAGAGATCGTCAAAAGCGCAGGCGCAGGCCCAATCTTCGACAATGCGGCCCAGCATTGGAATCACAGTTTCTACTGGAAATGTCTCGCACCTCAGAAGGAGCACGGCAAACCCAGCGGCCGCCTGGCTAAAGAAATTGATCAGGCGTTTGGCGATCTTACCGCTTTTAAGAAGATTTTTAGCGAAGCTGCGAATTCCTTGTTCGGCAGCGGATGGGCTTGGTTAGTTCAGAAACCTGACGGTTCGCTCGCGGTAGAGCAAGCGCCAGACGCAGGCAATCCACTGACTAAAGGCCAGAAGCCACTGTTCACCTGCGATGTCTGGGAGCACGCCTACTACATCGATTATCGCAACGAGCGGCCTAAGTATGTCGATGCCTTCTGGAAGGTCGTCAACTGGGACTTTGTCGAATCCAACCTAGCCTAG
- a CDS encoding BON domain-containing protein, which yields MNLKKTWKFVVPAAILSVSMAGPVFAQSHPSASDSMDAAGHSMERAGSDTATAAKDTYHGAATALTDTKITAKVKTALHEDEATEHGDIHVRTVAGVVTLRGRVASEAEAARAERLAQSTEGVREVDNKLHVTKTASD from the coding sequence ATGAATTTGAAAAAGACTTGGAAATTCGTAGTACCGGCGGCGATTCTAAGCGTTAGCATGGCTGGTCCGGTATTCGCGCAGTCACACCCTAGCGCGAGTGATTCGATGGATGCGGCCGGTCACTCCATGGAGCGCGCTGGTTCTGATACCGCTACTGCTGCGAAGGACACTTACCACGGCGCGGCTACAGCGCTCACCGATACCAAGATAACCGCCAAGGTGAAAACGGCGTTACATGAGGACGAGGCGACCGAACATGGGGACATCCATGTCCGCACCGTTGCCGGCGTTGTGACGTTACGCGGCCGGGTCGCCTCGGAGGCAGAGGCGGCGCGTGCCGAACGACTGGCGCAATCGACTGAAGGTGTGCGCGAGGTCGATAACAAGCTCCACGTGACGAAGACCGCATCAGACTAA